Within Salvelinus sp. IW2-2015 unplaced genomic scaffold, ASM291031v2 Un_scaffold16391, whole genome shotgun sequence, the genomic segment GTATGAAGTGGAAATTGACCaacattaaaatacaaacaaATCAACGACCATAGCCTATTTATCAGCGACAATGATTATCAAGGGGGAGAGtgtttggaaagatttttcaaatactgtgaggaactattaAAAATgtgaatgtatgtaaaaaaagaaaaaaaagactgaGAAGCTCAATTTATTAGTGGCAGTGACTTAAAAGCTCTCCACTttgattttatccgctattgaacacagtatattcagtcttaaatttgatcgattatttacgttttagttggattaggaaagttgtttgaaatgtttggacaaagtttacaggtaacttattagataatttgtagtcatgttgggcgagttggaatcTGAGTTTTTATGAATCAAACgggccaaataaatggacattttggggatataaagaagcaaatatcaaacaaaaggaccatttgtgttGTTTCTGGGacattggagtgccaacagaagatcttcaaaggtaaggcatgaattatatcattatttctgactttcgtgccGCACCTCCCTAGCGGAACATTTTTTGTCATGCATTTGTATGATGGTGCGCTGtccagataatcgcatggtttgctttcgccgtaaagtctttttgaaatctgacatggtggatggattaacaagaagttaagctttatttttatgtattacacttgtgatttcatgaaagttaaatatttatagtattttgtataataattatagtaatttggcgctctgccatttcaccggatgttgtcaaatcgatcccgctaaacggatttgatccctaagaagttttaacaacaTGGGCATCCATAAAAGTGCATTGGGGGCCGACACTGTATAGCCTAGGCTACTATTCTACTTTGTGGAGATAGGAGGGTGGCAATTCATCCAGGACCGGGCCTGATCAGCGTTGATTAGTCTATAAATTAAGAAAAGATTCCGTATCAAATTATACCATGCCAGGTTGGAGAGAATTGGCACATGGTCCATTTGACACAACATTAGCGCATTATAGGCCTCAGATCCAGAACAACCTTGACTGAGACAAATccaacctttttttttaaagaacaccaatttatttatttactagcaagcAATGAAAATGTGCATTGGATAAAATAAGTATTAATGTACTGAAATACCATAGCCTAGAGAGCTCTACACCCCCCTGCGCATCTAACAGATTAGCTGCTGGAACATCAAAGGACCgttggaaagaggaggagatgtaGAACGTTTAATAGACTAATTTAGCTAAACAATTTATTATAATCATTAGTGAAAACTCCTGCTATTAGGTCAAATGTATCTACATggaaataacatttgttttttttgttcatcCTAAAATGAATGTAGGTCTATTTAAACGGTTCTGACGGTTATTTTATTCAAttatcgtcacagccctagttagtctacaccagtttaCAAAGCATTTGaaggataaaatgtgattaggAGCAACATTCAATTTCAAAGCTATTTTCTATAGTTTCTCAGAATACAACGGATTTCTATGTTTTTAAGAGTTAGAATTTTGGATGGATGCCATGTTGACGCCAAACTAGAATGGTATTGTTATGGAATGTATGTGCAAAGAAGGAAAGCCACATTTTTGTGTACTATGCAGACATATTGCAGTTATTGTTCAGATATATTTTCGGGAAATAGGCATAAAACTGCAAACCAATGTTAGAACCATAGAATTATGGGAATTAAGGGTCTTTCCACCCACGCACTATGCCTTTGAAACTCCCTGACAATCTCAGGACTGGTCAACATGTTGGGGAATTTAAAGCAGGCCTTTAAGACTAATCTCTATGGGCTGGCTTACCCTTCCTCCTATCTAATTATTGCTTTCATGATtggttatattttattttaacatttctgttCTTTATATtatcaagtttatttattttatacaagaATAATCTAAAAGTGTATAGTAAAAAGTGCTTTACAAAAGATAATACATTATTAATATTGTTAAATTCTttatagtaattatatttctatggttactagtgcttgacttgggcagaaGCTCACCAGAACGGAGTTCTGgaacctcaaatgttctactgctgcAGTTCCTGCAcgtcttatagaatattagcatAAAAGTATTGCAGAGTTCACCTAAACATAAACAGTACCTGCACTCAAAAATAAGTACCAGCACCCATCAGTCCAAGCCCAGCACTGGTTTGAACTATGTTGGTTGGTTCTAGCTacctattctatttctatggtattTTGTCTGTACTAATAAATGGCCATTGAAAATCTAGCCTAACGTTAGTTTGACGTCAAACACCTGGCAAGTCTCACCTGTTGGACTTTGCCCAGGTACGTTGGGTTGCTCCAAGTTCTGGAGTAGCTCGTCTCTCACCCAAGGAAACTCTTCCTCCAGGGAATTCAGAAATGTACCAAACGCCCGCGGACCTCGGGTGGGAAGGATATCCAGCAGTCTCAACGTCTTCTTCTTGTTGCCTATTTGGGACTGAATCTCGTCCACCTGGCTCTCTGTTAAAATGTTCTCCTGGTACAGGAATTGAACTATGGTGTCATCAATTAAAATTTGATTGGACAGGTCCAGCCGGTGTTTCCTGAGTATTTCTTTGTGCCTCGGGTCCATAGTTGTCATGGAATAACTAGCTAGTCGTACATAATGTCTACAAACATATATTTCGTCAAATGAACCCACCATAGCCAATATTTATTGGCAAACATTACCTAGCTAcatcagctagccagctagatcgCCTACATGCGACGTTGGTTTGCTGCTAACGTTAACTGCAGCATATACGCAAagatttcttgtttttgttgtcacAACGTGAACAAAAACTAACCTTATTACATGATTAATTTCATGTCAACTGTCATTCCTCTTGTTTTACAATAACTTTCGGCACGCTCATCTGCTTAGTTCCTCTTCTTTGGGATTGGGTTGGCGGATCACACCCAACTTTTACGGCGCATACAGCGCCACTTATTGTTCTGGAGTGTGAGGACAGTCACAGCCTAACTACATAAAATTAGCTTCATTAGTCCTGTTCCTTTAAGAAAGTAACATAGAACCCTAGACACCACTTTCCTCCCCCCACTACACCACTCATACCCCAACCCCGTCCAGCCTCTCTAACCATTTCacacaatctctccctatctacGTCATACAATTCACAAAATATCAACACATGCTCCACTGTTTGCTCCACTAAACACTCACACAGGCCTGTTCCATGTCACCCTATCATCCACAACGTGGCATTCAAACCTGTGTGCCCAGACGGTAGTCTACTCCACACATCATCCTCTCACCTaaatcctctctctccacctcttcatTTACTGACCCATGCACAAGATAAAATTGCCTCCCATTACCCACTAGCATCCTGCTACATTTGCCAAAAATCAAGCCCTTTTGCCCGGATCAAGGATTTAACTTCCCTGCAGCCCAGCGGGACCTGAATATCTACCCCCGCTCTCCTCACAGCACTCTTAGCCACCACATCGACCATCTCATTTACCCACCACACCCACATTGGCGGTAACCCAGCAAAAGCTTACCACCACTCCCATCCTCTGCAATCCTATTAACAGCACCATCATCTCCACAAACAAGTCTCCCCTATCTGACCTGCCCGTCTTCACACCACTCAACACTGCAGCCGAATCAGAGCAGATCACCAGTCTGAGTggtttcacctcctccacccatctCAAACCTAGAATCATGGCCATCAACTCGGCCGCATACACTGACACATAGTCAGTTAACCGCTTACATACTCCAACATTGAAACCTGGGATATACACCCCAGCCCCCACCCTACCACTGACTGGATCCTTTGAACCATCTGTATCTATCcttattaaaaacaaataataccgattatctatatatctatatatctaacttgtaagtcgctctggataagagcgtctgctaaatgacttaaatgtaaatgtaaatgtatctctCCACACACCAAATAACATCCCCACCCCATTCTCTCCTGCCCTCAATCATATCCACATCTAAACTTGGTTTCGGAAACAGCCACGGAGGAACGTTCTCCAATGCAATTGCCGGCCCGTTTACTTCCTCATCAGGGGCACAGCTATGTAATGTCTGACTAAACTTGAGCCAAGTGGTCTTTCCTCTCTGATGGCTCTTCCCAAAAATATTCTGTCTGTGGCATAATTAACATGTCTCATGTTTGTCTTGCAAACAATGCATTTACTAAATGTCCATTTTTTTCCTTTACTTCTGAAAAACAACATTGCTACTGGATCTATTTGATAGGAAATAGATTTTACAAAAAAAACTACAATTATTTTTTGCTTTTATGGCTGCCtttaaacaggcagcccaattcgagTCTTTTGCCCAATTATGAGCAAATAatcagaactgggctgcctgtgtaaataaaCAGCTTTAGACTGATTTCTGTGTCAACAATAAAACAAAACCGTTTTCATTCTTATTAAATTAAAAACACTGTAAGTTGTGCTTGAAAGGTATAAGGTGAGGGAGCCGAAGCCTTGAGTATAAATCCCTGATGGGATCCCATGTGACATCAGTTAATGAGTTAAACCCATGTTGACAGGCAGGCCTCTATGTCATCATTGTCATGTTAATCTGACCTGCCATTTTCAGTTACATCTGAAACCTCATGTCCCATCCGTGTGGCAATGTGCAGTGCCAGTGCAAAGCATTTTAACTCTCAGAACAGTGTCCAGTCTAAAACCTATATGGCTGCAGAGCCAAGCCAACATAATTACATAAGAATGCAAACAGAGACAAAGGAACATTTCTGCATCTCTGGTGCTTAACGGTGTTTATAATACTACAATAATAGAGATGAACTGCACAATTAATATAAAACGTTCAAATGTGTATAGCTGCACCCAGTTCTGCATTACTGAACCATGTCCAGATATAAGATCAGCTCTGAAACTCATGTCCCAACTGATCTGTTGAGGCTGTTACCAGGCTTCATATTTGCATGGTAGACTTGGATATGAATGACAAGAACAA encodes:
- the LOC112080588 gene encoding death domain-containing protein CRADD isoform X1 → MVGSFDEIYVCRHYVRLASYSMTTMDPRHKEILRKHRLDLSNQILIDDTIVQFLYQENILTESQVDEIQSQIGNKKKTLRLLDILPTRGPRAFGTFLNSLEEEFPWVRDELLQNLEQPNVPGQSPTDEWSIPEVTLRAVPSDRQLSRLASRLGSEWESVLLDLGLSTGALYRCRADHPLSLHGQVLAGLIQWRQRQGRSATVHRLLQSLQSTDVHPSTLDEVFQ
- the LOC112080588 gene encoding death domain-containing protein CRADD isoform X2, whose translation is MVGSFDEIYVCRHYVRLASYSMTTMDPRHKEILRKHRLDLSNQILIDDTIVQFLYQENILTESQVDEIQSQIGNKKKTLRLLDILPTRGPRAFGTFLNSLEEEFPWVRDELLQNLEQPNVPGQSPTVSAICWSGWRVVAVEAKVRHPTQPLSADTSRPQRITGHEPRGLSVNPSPGWLRQSHGDL